The Chloroflexi bacterium ADurb.Bin180 genome has a window encoding:
- a CDS encoding YcfA-like protein, whose protein sequence is MPGLPVVPARDVIHLLERMGFQVVRQRGSHVRLRHPDGRVVTVPVHSGEDIGPGLLRKILRDARVPPEELSELLHKR, encoded by the coding sequence ATGCCAGGGCTGCCCGTCGTGCCAGCGAGAGATGTGATCCATCTGCTCGAGCGGATGGGCTTTCAGGTCGTGCGGCAGAGGGGCAGCCACGTTCGGCTGAGGCACCCGGATGGGCGTGTGGTCACGGTTCCAGTGCACTCTGGAGAGGACATTGGTCCCGGTCTGTTGCGCAAGATACTTCGCGACGCCAGAGTGCCCCCGGAAGAACTGTCCGAGTTGTTGCACAAGAGGTAG